Proteins encoded within one genomic window of Pectobacterium araliae:
- the sspA gene encoding stringent starvation protein SspA — MAVAANKRSVMTLFSGPSDIFSHQVRIVLAEKGVSVEIEQVDMDNLPQDLIDLNPYGSVPTLVDRELTLYESRIIMEYLDERFPHPPLMPVYPVARGNSRLMMHRIESDWYSLLKKITHGSAQEADAARKQLREELLAIAPVFNEAPYFMSEEFSLVDCYLAPLLWRLPQLGIELSGSGAKELKGYMTRVFERDAFLASLTEVEREMRLQTRG, encoded by the coding sequence ATGGCTGTCGCTGCCAACAAACGTTCGGTAATGACGCTGTTTTCTGGTCCATCCGACATTTTTAGCCATCAGGTCCGCATTGTATTGGCGGAAAAGGGTGTGAGTGTCGAGATTGAACAGGTGGACATGGATAATCTGCCTCAGGATCTTATTGACCTCAACCCCTACGGTTCTGTACCGACATTGGTCGATCGCGAACTGACGCTCTATGAATCACGTATTATCATGGAGTACCTGGATGAACGTTTTCCTCATCCGCCGCTAATGCCTGTCTATCCGGTTGCGCGCGGTAATAGCCGCCTGATGATGCATCGCATTGAGAGCGACTGGTATTCTTTATTGAAGAAAATTACGCATGGCAGCGCTCAGGAAGCGGATGCGGCACGTAAGCAATTGCGTGAAGAATTGCTAGCTATTGCCCCGGTGTTTAATGAAGCGCCTTATTTCATGAGTGAAGAGTTTAGCCTGGTGGATTGCTATCTGGCTCCGCTGCTGTGGCGTCTGCCGCAGTTAGGTATTGAACTGAGTGGTTCGGGCGCGAAAGAGCTGAAAGGCTATATGACACGCGTCTTTGAGCGTGATGCGTTCCTTGCTTCCCTGACGGAAGTGGAACGTGAAATGCGTTTGCAAACCCGAGGTTAA